A single region of the Neotabrizicola shimadae genome encodes:
- a CDS encoding aldose epimerase family protein: MTAMGTADFGTVGGHVVPLLAISSPGGLTATVTPWGARLVSLHIPDRQGKLADVVLGHDRIEDYLAYPTYFGATCGRYANRIAGGRFLLDGALVQLDRNEGPNTLHGGREGFDRKLWSITSNTPEEVSFAASSPDGEMGFPGHATLNATYRFTRDDRLEIVLEADTDRPTVMNMVNHAYFNLAGHDAGSVLGHEMRVAADFYTPVTADLLATGEICRVEGTAFDFRQKRRLAEALLADPSMTAGYDHNWCLSGEPAGHSLHLCAEVVDPVSGRGLRLATNQPGVQIYTCGQMNAPVPAKGGGSYGRFAGLTLETQYFPCSPNNLQFPQARLDPGQRYHHAMEFSFFTA; encoded by the coding sequence ATGACAGCCATGGGCACCGCGGATTTCGGGACGGTCGGCGGGCATGTCGTGCCGCTGCTGGCAATTTCCTCGCCCGGCGGGCTGACGGCCACGGTCACGCCCTGGGGCGCGCGGCTGGTGTCGCTGCACATACCCGACCGGCAGGGGAAGCTGGCCGACGTCGTGCTGGGGCATGACCGGATTGAGGATTACCTGGCCTACCCCACCTATTTCGGCGCGACCTGCGGGCGCTATGCCAATCGCATCGCGGGCGGGCGGTTCCTGCTGGACGGCGCACTTGTGCAGTTGGACCGCAACGAGGGGCCGAACACGCTGCATGGCGGGCGCGAGGGCTTCGACCGCAAGCTGTGGTCGATCACCTCCAATACGCCCGAAGAGGTGAGCTTTGCCGCCAGTTCGCCTGATGGTGAGATGGGTTTTCCGGGCCATGCCACGCTGAATGCCACCTACCGGTTTACCCGAGATGACCGGCTGGAGATCGTGCTTGAGGCCGATACCGACCGGCCGACCGTCATGAACATGGTCAACCATGCCTATTTCAATCTGGCTGGCCACGATGCCGGGTCGGTCCTGGGGCACGAGATGCGGGTGGCGGCCGATTTCTACACGCCCGTCACCGCCGACCTGCTGGCGACCGGCGAGATCTGCCGGGTCGAGGGCACGGCCTTCGACTTCCGCCAGAAACGCCGTCTGGCCGAGGCGCTGCTGGCGGATCCGTCGATGACGGCGGGATATGACCACAACTGGTGCCTGTCGGGCGAGCCGGCCGGGCACAGCCTGCACCTGTGTGCCGAGGTGGTCGACCCGGTGTCGGGGCGCGGGTTGCGGCTGGCCACCAACCAGCCGGGCGTGCAGATCTACACGTGTGGCCAGATGAACGCGCCCGTGCCGGCCAAGGGGGGCGGCAGCTATGGCCGCTTTGCCGGGCTGACGCTGGAGACGCAGTATTTCCCTTGCAGCCCCAACAACCTGCAATTCCCGCAAGCGCGGCTGGACCCCGGCCAGCGCTATCACCACGCGATGGAGTTCAGCTTCTTCACCGCCTGA
- a CDS encoding ROK family protein gives MIVAYDIGGTRIRAARVAGVEVTPLGEVPTPTTEFGDFLESVGRFATGATGIALSVAGVVDPATARIKVANIPCADGRALGPDLEAALGLPVKVLNDADCFALAEAHHGAGRGHRNVFGIILGTGVGGGLVIDGRVITGAGGFAGEWGHGPVLTGDLALPCGCGQTGCLDTIGGARGIERLHRLRGRGEAGSEAIVAGWRRGDAAASDTVSEWAERVAGPLAMVLNVVGASIVPAGGGLARANDLIAALDLAVRARVLRPSAEPLVRPAGCPGEPALIGAAAAFQERA, from the coding sequence ATGATCGTGGCCTATGACATCGGCGGCACCCGCATCCGCGCTGCCCGTGTGGCGGGGGTAGAGGTAACGCCCTTGGGCGAAGTGCCTACGCCCACCACGGAATTCGGGGATTTCTTGGAATCAGTGGGCCGCTTCGCCACGGGGGCGACAGGCATTGCCCTCTCGGTGGCCGGCGTGGTCGATCCGGCCACGGCCCGCATCAAGGTGGCGAACATCCCCTGCGCCGATGGCCGCGCCCTGGGCCCCGATCTGGAGGCGGCGCTTGGCCTGCCGGTGAAGGTGCTGAACGATGCCGATTGCTTTGCTCTGGCAGAGGCACATCACGGCGCAGGCCGCGGCCACCGCAACGTCTTTGGCATCATCCTCGGCACCGGTGTCGGTGGCGGGCTGGTGATCGACGGCCGTGTCATTACCGGCGCGGGGGGTTTTGCCGGCGAATGGGGGCACGGGCCGGTTCTGACCGGCGATCTCGCGCTGCCCTGCGGCTGCGGCCAGACGGGCTGCCTCGACACGATCGGCGGCGCGCGCGGGATCGAAAGGTTGCACCGGCTGCGTGGCCGGGGCGAGGCAGGTTCGGAAGCCATCGTCGCAGGTTGGCGACGTGGCGACGCGGCCGCGAGCGACACCGTATCGGAATGGGCCGAGCGCGTCGCAGGGCCGCTTGCCATGGTCCTGAATGTGGTCGGCGCCTCCATCGTGCCCGCGGGCGGCGGCCTCGCCCGCGCCAACGACCTCATCGCGGCGCTGGACCTTGCCGTCCGTGCCCGTGTGCTGCGCCCTTCGGCCGAACCGCTTGTCCGCCCGGCGGGATGCCCTGGCGAGCCTGCCCTGATCGGCGCCGCCGCCGCTTTCCAGGAGAGGGCCTGA
- a CDS encoding RNA methyltransferase, translating into MTPPALPPIFVLVRPQMGENIGAAARAMLNFGLERMRVVAPRDGWPNPRAVAMASGAGRLLDYAGPFPTIQAAIADCDYVFATTARPRELTKPVMTPERAMAHARALAAEGRQVGFLFGPERAGLENDDIALANAIVTVPVNPDFPSLNLGQCALLLGYEWRRQHDETPPEVLSLARSDLASVVEIEKLGDHFEERLEAAGFFFPDHKAPLMKLNLRNMWSRLGLTRAEVQTFHGMLRQIAFRLKRQDSGD; encoded by the coding sequence ATGACCCCGCCCGCCCTGCCCCCGATCTTCGTCCTTGTGCGCCCGCAGATGGGCGAGAACATCGGTGCCGCCGCCCGGGCCATGCTGAACTTCGGGCTGGAGCGGATGCGTGTGGTGGCTCCGCGCGACGGCTGGCCCAATCCGCGCGCCGTGGCGATGGCCAGCGGGGCAGGGCGGTTGCTGGACTATGCCGGGCCGTTTCCGACCATTCAGGCCGCCATCGCCGATTGCGACTATGTCTTTGCCACCACCGCCCGCCCGCGCGAACTGACCAAGCCGGTAATGACGCCCGAACGCGCGATGGCCCATGCCCGCGCTTTGGCGGCAGAGGGGCGGCAGGTGGGCTTTCTTTTCGGCCCGGAACGCGCGGGGCTTGAAAATGACGACATCGCTCTGGCCAACGCCATCGTCACTGTGCCCGTGAACCCGGACTTCCCCTCGCTGAACCTGGGCCAGTGCGCGCTGCTTCTGGGCTATGAATGGCGCCGCCAGCATGACGAGACCCCGCCCGAGGTGCTGAGCCTGGCGCGCAGCGACCTGGCCAGCGTCGTCGAGATCGAAAAGCTGGGCGATCATTTCGAGGAACGGCTGGAGGCGGCGGGCTTCTTCTTCCCCGACCACAAGGCTCCACTGATGAAGCTGAACCTGCGCAACATGTGGTCGCGCCTGGGGCTGACCCGAGCCGAGGTGCAGACCTTCCACGGAATGCTGCGCCAGATCGCCTTCCGGCTGAAGCGACAGGACAGCGGGGACTGA
- a CDS encoding branched-chain amino acid ABC transporter permease encodes MRVTRSSSISKAAMAVGLVVLLVLVAAPWWASRADLRLMGEIYLYVSLATLWNLLAGYAGLVSVGQQAYVGFGGYGFFALAMLAGVPVLVALPLAAVAGALVAVPVAMLIFRLRGAYFAIGTWVVAEVFRLVAAQTPALGGGSGASLPADIVKSLADSRDLREAMAYWLALGVMVLTVGTVFLILRSRRGLALTAIRDNELAARSLGIDIWRTKFFVYVVTAGLTSLVGGLIFLQKLRISPDAAFSANDWTAFVIFIVVIGGIGTLEGPIIGTLLFFALRETMAEMGTIYLIALGVVAIGVMLKAPTGLWGLIRARTGAELFPLSRRVQGIGRPEG; translated from the coding sequence ATGCGGGTCACGCGCTCTTCCTCCATATCGAAGGCCGCCATGGCGGTGGGGCTTGTCGTGCTTCTGGTTCTGGTGGCGGCGCCCTGGTGGGCCAGCCGGGCCGACCTGCGGCTGATGGGCGAGATCTACCTTTATGTCTCGCTGGCGACGCTGTGGAACCTTCTGGCGGGCTATGCCGGGCTGGTTTCCGTCGGGCAGCAGGCCTATGTCGGCTTTGGCGGATATGGCTTCTTCGCGCTGGCGATGCTGGCGGGCGTTCCGGTTCTGGTGGCGCTGCCGCTGGCGGCGGTGGCCGGGGCGCTGGTGGCGGTGCCGGTGGCGATGCTGATCTTCCGGCTGCGCGGCGCCTATTTCGCCATCGGCACCTGGGTGGTGGCCGAGGTGTTCCGGCTGGTCGCAGCCCAGACCCCGGCGCTTGGCGGAGGGTCGGGGGCGAGCCTGCCTGCGGACATCGTGAAATCGCTGGCCGACAGCCGCGACCTGCGCGAGGCGATGGCCTACTGGCTGGCGCTTGGCGTGATGGTTCTGACGGTGGGCACGGTGTTCCTGATCCTGCGGTCGCGCCGCGGGCTGGCACTGACCGCGATCCGCGACAACGAACTGGCGGCGCGGAGCCTGGGGATCGACATCTGGCGGACGAAGTTCTTCGTCTATGTCGTCACCGCCGGGCTGACGTCGCTGGTGGGCGGGCTGATCTTCCTGCAGAAGCTGAGGATTTCGCCGGACGCGGCCTTTTCGGCCAATGACTGGACGGCCTTCGTCATCTTCATCGTGGTGATCGGCGGGATCGGCACGCTAGAAGGCCCGATCATCGGGACGCTTCTGTTCTTTGCCCTGCGCGAGACCATGGCCGAGATGGGGACCATCTACCTGATCGCGCTTGGTGTGGTGGCGATTGGCGTGATGCTGAAGGCACCGACGGGGCTTTGGGGCCTGATCCGGGCGCGCACGGGGGCGGAGTTGTTTCCGCTGAGCCGGCGGGTGCAGGGGATCGGCCGACCCGAGGGCTGA
- a CDS encoding SPFH domain-containing protein — translation MEPVLGGNAVWLAVAAFILLCIYLGVRIVPQSQKYVVERFGRLHAVLGPGINFVWPFLDKVAHKISILERQLPNASQDAITSDNVLVKVETSVFYRITEPEKTVYRIKDVDAAIATTVAGIVRSEIGKIELDMVQSNRAQLIERVREQVSAMVDDWGVEVTRAEILDVNLDDATRAAMLQQLNAERARRAQVTEAEGRKRAVELAADADLYAAEQQAKAKRITADAEAYATGVIAEAIKESGIEAAQYQVALKQVEALAAVAAGDGKQTILLPAQAMEAFGDAFKMLKGRA, via the coding sequence ATGGAACCGGTTCTTGGCGGCAATGCGGTGTGGCTGGCGGTGGCTGCCTTCATCCTGCTGTGCATCTACCTTGGGGTCCGCATCGTTCCGCAAAGCCAGAAGTATGTGGTGGAGCGGTTCGGGCGGCTTCATGCGGTGCTGGGGCCGGGCATCAACTTCGTCTGGCCCTTCCTGGACAAGGTGGCGCACAAGATCTCGATCCTGGAGCGACAGCTTCCCAATGCTTCGCAGGATGCCATCACCTCGGACAACGTGTTGGTGAAGGTGGAAACCTCGGTCTTCTACCGCATCACGGAGCCGGAAAAGACCGTCTATCGCATCAAGGACGTGGACGCCGCGATTGCCACCACCGTGGCGGGGATCGTGCGGTCGGAAATCGGCAAGATCGAGCTGGACATGGTGCAGTCGAACCGTGCGCAACTGATCGAACGCGTGCGCGAACAGGTCAGCGCCATGGTGGACGACTGGGGGGTCGAGGTGACGCGGGCCGAAATCCTGGACGTGAATCTGGATGACGCGACCCGCGCCGCCATGTTGCAGCAGCTGAACGCGGAACGCGCGCGCCGGGCGCAGGTGACCGAGGCCGAGGGCCGCAAGCGGGCGGTGGAACTGGCCGCGGATGCCGATCTTTACGCCGCCGAACAGCAGGCCAAGGCCAAACGCATCACCGCCGACGCCGAAGCCTATGCCACCGGTGTGATTGCCGAAGCGATCAAGGAAAGCGGGATCGAGGCGGCGCAGTACCAGGTTGCCCTGAAACAGGTCGAGGCGCTGGCCGCGGTGGCGGCGGGCGATGGCAAGCAGACCATCCTGTTGCCGGCGCAGGCCATGGAAGCCTTTGGCGATGCGTTCAAGATGCTGAAGGGGCGGGCGTGA
- a CDS encoding NfeD family protein has translation MLWEQWWAWVAGGFVLGVLEVLAPGYIFLGFAIGAVLVGVLLGFGALSGGSLPALLTIFAIASLVAWVVLRRTMGVREGQVKLWDRDINDN, from the coding sequence ATGCTGTGGGAACAATGGTGGGCCTGGGTGGCCGGCGGCTTCGTGCTTGGCGTCCTGGAGGTTCTGGCGCCGGGCTACATCTTCCTGGGCTTTGCCATCGGCGCGGTTCTGGTGGGTGTGCTTCTGGGCTTCGGGGCGTTGTCCGGCGGCAGCCTGCCCGCGCTGCTCACCATCTTTGCCATCGCCTCGCTGGTCGCCTGGGTGGTGCTTCGCCGCACCATGGGCGTGCGCGAGGGCCAGGTGAAGCTGTGGGACCGCGACATCAATGACAACTGA
- the pyrF gene encoding orotidine-5'-phosphate decarboxylase: protein MSDDRLIVALDVPNVVQGLDLTGRIGDAASFYKIGLGMLTGGGLALANELKHEHGKRVFLDMKLFDIGATIEAAVRGLAQYELDFLTVQGDPQVVRAAMEGKRGSGMKILAVTVLTSLDRADLDANMIRAGDLAEVTVERAASAFEAGADGVICSAREAAAIRALPGAAGRLIVTPGIRPAGAASGDQKRIATPRQAILDGADHIVVGRPIWQAADPAAAARAVIAELP from the coding sequence ATGTCCGACGACCGCCTCATCGTTGCGCTGGACGTGCCGAATGTCGTGCAGGGGCTGGACCTGACGGGGCGCATCGGTGACGCCGCCAGCTTCTACAAGATCGGGCTGGGGATGCTGACCGGCGGGGGCCTTGCGCTTGCCAACGAGTTGAAGCACGAGCACGGCAAGCGCGTCTTCCTGGACATGAAGCTGTTCGACATCGGCGCGACCATCGAGGCGGCGGTGCGGGGGCTGGCCCAATACGAGCTGGACTTCCTGACCGTGCAGGGCGACCCACAAGTGGTGCGCGCCGCGATGGAAGGCAAGCGCGGCAGCGGGATGAAGATCCTTGCCGTCACTGTTCTGACCTCGCTGGACCGCGCGGATCTGGACGCGAACATGATCCGCGCGGGCGACCTGGCAGAGGTCACCGTGGAACGCGCCGCTAGCGCCTTCGAGGCCGGGGCGGATGGCGTGATCTGTTCGGCACGCGAGGCGGCGGCGATCCGGGCGCTGCCCGGCGCGGCGGGGCGTCTGATCGTGACGCCTGGTATCCGCCCGGCGGGGGCCGCCTCGGGCGACCAGAAGCGCATCGCCACGCCGCGCCAGGCGATCCTGGACGGGGCCGATCACATCGTCGTCGGCCGCCCGATCTGGCAGGCGGCCGATCCGGCCGCCGCCGCCCGTGCGGTCATTGCGGAACTGCCGTAA
- a CDS encoding BKACE family enzyme, giving the protein MAKRPKTIITCAVTGAIHTPTMSDALPYTADDIAGQAIAAAEAGAAILHLHARRPEDGGVTIDPDAFAAFLPRIKQATGAVVNISTGGSLKNSIEERIAPALRFSPEMCSLNMGSMNFSFHPLASRYDSWKFDWEKDYVANSDTYIFRNTFRDIETVARALAPHRIKFEHECYDVGHLYNLRFCMDIGLFKAPIFIQFIFGILGGIGPEVDNLVFMKRTADRLFGEDYRWSVLGAGGAQMSLATTASQMGGNVRVGLEDSLFISRGQLATSNAQQVTKIRRIVEDLGCEVASPDEAREMLGLKGGDQVAF; this is encoded by the coding sequence ATGGCCAAGCGCCCGAAGACGATCATCACCTGCGCCGTGACGGGCGCGATCCACACGCCCACAATGTCGGACGCGCTGCCCTATACGGCCGACGACATCGCCGGGCAGGCCATTGCCGCGGCCGAGGCGGGGGCGGCGATCCTGCACCTGCACGCCCGGCGGCCCGAGGATGGCGGCGTGACCATCGACCCCGATGCCTTCGCGGCCTTCCTGCCGCGCATCAAGCAGGCGACCGGGGCGGTGGTGAACATCTCGACCGGAGGCAGCCTGAAGAACAGCATCGAGGAGCGGATCGCCCCGGCGCTGCGTTTCAGCCCCGAGATGTGCAGCCTGAACATGGGGTCGATGAACTTTTCCTTCCACCCGCTGGCCAGCCGCTACGACAGCTGGAAGTTCGACTGGGAGAAGGATTATGTCGCCAATTCCGACACCTATATCTTCCGCAACACCTTCCGCGACATCGAGACGGTGGCGAGGGCGCTGGCGCCGCACCGGATCAAGTTCGAACACGAATGCTATGATGTCGGCCACCTCTACAACCTGCGCTTCTGCATGGACATTGGCCTCTTCAAGGCGCCGATCTTCATCCAGTTCATCTTCGGCATCCTGGGGGGCATCGGGCCGGAGGTGGACAACCTGGTCTTCATGAAACGCACCGCCGACCGGCTGTTCGGAGAGGACTACCGCTGGTCGGTGCTTGGCGCGGGCGGGGCGCAGATGAGCCTGGCAACCACCGCCAGCCAGATGGGCGGCAATGTGCGGGTTGGGCTGGAGGATTCCCTCTTCATCTCTCGCGGGCAGCTTGCGACGAGCAACGCCCAGCAGGTCACCAAGATCCGCCGCATCGTCGAGGATCTGGGATGCGAGGTGGCATCGCCCGACGAGGCGCGCGAGATGCTCGGGCTGAAGGGCGGGGATCAGGTGGCGTTCTGA
- a CDS encoding branched-chain amino acid ABC transporter permease, which yields MEWLNAILQGTLLGGLYALFAAGLSLIFGVMRLVNIAHGDLIVLAAYLGLVISAGLGIHPLLALVLVVPAMAGIGYALQRGILNRTMGDDILPPLLVTFGLSVIIQNGLLMGFSADPQKLQAGALETASLSAGGLTIGVLPLLMFVTAVAVIAGLQWMFYRTALGRAFRATSDRQDVAQLMGLNRAHVFALAMALSLAVTGIAGVFLGIRTSFDPSIGGSRLIFGFEAVIIGGLGNLWGTLAGGVILGVAQAVGGQIHPSLQLLAGHLVFLLILAIRPRGLFPKMEG from the coding sequence ATGGAATGGCTGAACGCAATCCTGCAAGGCACGCTTCTGGGGGGGCTTTACGCGCTGTTCGCGGCGGGTCTGAGCCTGATCTTCGGCGTGATGCGGCTGGTGAACATCGCGCATGGCGACCTGATCGTGCTGGCGGCCTATCTGGGGCTGGTGATCTCGGCCGGGCTGGGGATTCATCCGCTGCTGGCGTTGGTGCTGGTGGTGCCGGCGATGGCCGGGATCGGCTATGCGCTGCAACGGGGCATCCTGAACAGGACGATGGGCGACGACATCCTGCCGCCGCTTCTGGTGACCTTTGGCCTGTCGGTCATCATCCAGAACGGGTTGTTGATGGGCTTTTCGGCCGATCCGCAAAAGTTGCAGGCGGGAGCGCTGGAAACGGCGAGCCTGAGCGCAGGCGGGCTGACCATCGGCGTGCTGCCGCTTCTGATGTTCGTGACCGCGGTGGCGGTGATCGCGGGGCTGCAATGGATGTTCTACCGCACGGCGCTTGGCCGGGCGTTCCGCGCGACTTCGGACCGGCAGGACGTGGCGCAGCTGATGGGGCTGAACCGGGCGCATGTCTTTGCGCTGGCGATGGCCCTGTCGCTGGCGGTGACGGGGATCGCTGGGGTGTTCCTTGGGATCCGCACCTCGTTCGACCCGTCGATCGGGGGTAGCCGGCTGATCTTCGGATTTGAAGCCGTCATCATCGGCGGGCTTGGCAACCTGTGGGGCACGCTGGCGGGCGGGGTGATCCTGGGCGTGGCGCAGGCGGTGGGCGGGCAGATCCACCCCAGCCTGCAACTCTTGGCCGGGCATCTGGTGTTTCTTCTGATCCTGGCGATCCGCCCGCGCGGGCTGTTCCCGAAGATGGAGGGCTGA
- a CDS encoding ABC transporter ATP-binding protein produces MPDPVLSLNRLDARYGDFQALYGVTAHVNEGEVVAIIGANGAGKTTLMRSIAGLIRNAPESILWKGQPIGRLRADQVAALGIALVPEGRLLFPSLSVEENLIIGGQLGRRGPWNLGRVYELFPILKERRNQQSTSLSGGQQQMVAIGRALMSNPELILMDEISLGLAPVIIKQIYDALPGIVGQGMAAVIVEQDIAKALSVTARVYCLQEGRVSLEGRSDTVSRDEISRAYFGM; encoded by the coding sequence ATGCCTGACCCCGTGCTGTCCCTGAACCGGCTTGATGCCCGATACGGCGATTTCCAGGCGCTGTACGGCGTGACCGCCCATGTGAACGAGGGCGAGGTTGTCGCCATCATCGGCGCCAATGGCGCGGGAAAGACCACGCTGATGCGGTCCATCGCCGGGCTGATCCGCAACGCGCCCGAGTCGATTTTGTGGAAGGGCCAGCCCATCGGCCGGCTGCGCGCCGACCAGGTGGCGGCGCTTGGCATCGCGCTGGTGCCCGAGGGGCGGCTTCTGTTCCCCTCGCTGTCGGTAGAGGAAAACCTCATCATCGGCGGCCAGCTGGGGCGCAGGGGGCCGTGGAACCTGGGCCGCGTCTATGAGCTGTTCCCGATCCTGAAGGAACGGCGGAACCAGCAATCCACCTCGCTTTCGGGCGGTCAGCAGCAGATGGTCGCCATCGGGCGGGCGCTGATGTCGAACCCCGAGCTGATCCTGATGGACGAGATCAGCCTTGGCCTGGCCCCGGTGATCATCAAGCAGATCTACGACGCGCTGCCCGGCATCGTGGGGCAGGGCATGGCGGCGGTGATCGTGGAGCAGGACATCGCCAAGGCCTTGTCGGTGACGGCCCGCGTCTATTGCCTGCAGGAAGGGCGAGTCTCGCTTGAGGGACGGTCCGACACCGTGTCGCGCGACGAGATCAGCCGCGCCTATTTCGGAATGTGA
- a CDS encoding NUDIX domain-containing protein, with product MTTEAGGPAGDFIGAKAAFFCGGGVLTYLRDDKPGLGWRGMWDLPGGGREGEESAEECLLRELEEEFGLRLAPDRLIWRGVFPSIMDAARPSVFFAGRLNRAELAGIRFGEEGQGWELMPRDRWLTRPDAVGELQRRTALAWAALTAVPQ from the coding sequence ATGACAACTGAGGCCGGCGGCCCCGCCGGCGACTTCATTGGCGCCAAGGCCGCCTTCTTCTGTGGCGGCGGCGTGCTGACCTATCTGCGCGACGACAAGCCTGGCCTTGGTTGGCGGGGCATGTGGGACCTGCCGGGCGGCGGCCGTGAGGGGGAAGAGAGCGCAGAAGAGTGTCTCTTGCGCGAACTGGAAGAGGAATTCGGGCTGAGGCTTGCGCCCGACCGGCTGATCTGGCGTGGCGTCTTCCCCTCGATCATGGATGCTGCCCGCCCGTCCGTGTTCTTTGCCGGGCGGTTGAACCGGGCGGAGCTGGCCGGGATCCGCTTTGGCGAAGAGGGCCAGGGCTGGGAGCTGATGCCGCGCGACCGCTGGCTGACCCGCCCCGATGCGGTGGGCGAGTTGCAGCGGCGCACCGCGTTGGCCTGGGCGGCGCTTACGGCAGTTCCGCAATGA
- a CDS encoding copper homeostasis protein CutC produces the protein MAPAQPILLEVCVDSPEGLGAAIAGGADRIELCSALEIGGLTPTPGLMARAARAGRPVHAMVRGAPGGFRLTTADVEAMIEDIAAVRRAGLAGVVFGASLMDGRLDAGALGVLRRAAAGLDCTLHRAFDLVPDVAEAVEVAVSLGFDRILTSGGAGRVADGLPRLEATFAAAAGRITVMPGSGVTAAVLPALAHLPLREIHASCSRPLLGTPGEQALGFAGPGLKRTDAGTVTGLKAALAALPR, from the coding sequence ATGGCACCAGCGCAACCGATCCTTCTTGAAGTCTGCGTGGACAGCCCCGAAGGGCTGGGCGCGGCGATTGCCGGCGGCGCGGACCGCATCGAGCTGTGTTCTGCGCTGGAAATCGGGGGCCTGACACCGACGCCGGGCCTGATGGCGCGGGCGGCACGGGCAGGACGACCGGTTCATGCGATGGTCCGCGGCGCGCCGGGCGGGTTCCGGCTGACCACGGCAGATGTCGAGGCGATGATCGAGGACATTGCGGCGGTGCGCCGGGCGGGGCTGGCGGGCGTGGTCTTTGGCGCCTCGTTGATGGACGGGCGGCTGGATGCGGGGGCGCTGGGGGTGCTGCGGCGGGCGGCGGCGGGGCTGGACTGCACGCTGCACCGGGCCTTCGATCTGGTGCCCGACGTGGCCGAGGCGGTGGAGGTCGCGGTCAGCCTGGGCTTCGACCGCATCCTGACCTCGGGCGGGGCGGGGCGCGTGGCGGATGGCCTGCCGCGGCTGGAGGCGACCTTCGCCGCCGCCGCGGGGCGGATCACGGTGATGCCTGGCTCGGGCGTCACCGCGGCGGTTCTGCCGGCACTGGCTCACCTGCCACTGCGCGAGATCCACGCCTCCTGCTCCCGTCCGCTTCTGGGCACGCCGGGCGAGCAGGCGCTTGGCTTTGCGGGGCCGGGGCTGAAGCGGACCGATGCTGGCACGGTGACCGGGCTGAAGGCGGCGCTGGCGGCCCTACCCCGTTGA
- a CDS encoding ABC transporter ATP-binding protein — protein sequence MTEVLRLDGVTKSYGAVVVADAQSWSLQAGEALGVIGPNGAGKTSMFNLVTGTVAPNAGRIWFDGQDVTGWPAARRCRAGIARSFQVPQPFGGMTVFENALVAATQGAGERGAKAEATCLDVLARTGLLPKANVLAKGLTLLERKRLELARALCARPKVLLLDEIAGGLTEAECHSLVATIRDVRATGVSIVWIEHVVHALLAVVDRLIVIDFGRKIAEGEPHAIMASREVKEIYLGIEADA from the coding sequence ATGACAGAGGTTCTGAGGCTGGACGGGGTCACCAAGTCCTATGGCGCGGTCGTGGTGGCCGATGCGCAGAGCTGGTCCTTGCAGGCCGGCGAGGCGCTTGGCGTGATCGGGCCGAACGGGGCGGGCAAGACCTCGATGTTCAACCTTGTCACGGGTACGGTGGCGCCCAATGCCGGGCGCATCTGGTTTGACGGCCAGGACGTGACGGGCTGGCCCGCGGCGCGGCGCTGCCGGGCGGGGATTGCCCGCAGTTTTCAGGTGCCGCAGCCCTTTGGCGGCATGACGGTGTTCGAGAATGCGCTGGTGGCCGCAACGCAGGGCGCCGGAGAGCGGGGCGCGAAGGCCGAGGCGACCTGCCTGGACGTGCTGGCCCGGACCGGGCTGTTGCCCAAGGCCAATGTGCTGGCCAAGGGGCTGACCCTTCTGGAGCGCAAGCGGCTGGAACTGGCGCGGGCGCTGTGCGCGCGGCCCAAGGTTCTATTGCTGGACGAGATCGCAGGCGGTCTGACCGAGGCGGAGTGCCATTCGCTGGTGGCCACCATCCGCGACGTGCGGGCGACCGGCGTGTCCATCGTGTGGATCGAGCATGTGGTTCACGCCCTTCTGGCGGTTGTGGACCGGCTGATCGTCATCGACTTCGGTCGCAAGATCGCCGAGGGCGAGCCACACGCGATCATGGCCAGCCGCGAGGTGAAGGAGATCTATCTGGGGATCGAGGCCGATGCCTGA